One window of the Delphinus delphis chromosome 20, mDelDel1.2, whole genome shotgun sequence genome contains the following:
- the EDC4 gene encoding enhancer of mRNA-decapping protein 4 isoform X3, with protein sequence MASSCASIDIEDATQHLRDILKLDRPAGGPSAESQRPSNAYNGDLNGLLVPDPLCSSDGTSTNKPGLRAMPPINLQEKQVICLLGDDSSTCIGILAKEVEIVASSDSSISSKARGSNKVKIQPVAKYDWEQKYYYGNLIAVSNSFLAYAIRAANNGSAMVRVISVSTSERTLLKGFTGSVADLAFAHLNSPQLACLDEAGNLFVWRLALVNGKIQEEILVHIRQPEGTPLNHFRRIIWCPFIPEESEDCCEEGSPTVALLHEDRAEVWDLDMLRSNHSTWPVDVSQIKQGFIVVKGHSTCLSEGALSPDGTVLATASHDGFVKFWQIYIEGQDEPRCLHEWKPHDGRPLSCLLFCDNHKKQDPEVPFWRFLITGADQNRELKMWCTVSWTCLQTIRFSPDIFSSVSVPPSLKVCLDLSAEYLILSDVQRKVLYVMELLQNQEEGRACFSSISEFLLTHPVLSFGIQVVSRCRLRHTEVLPAEEENDSLGADGTHGAGAMESAAGVLIKLFCVHTKALQDVQIRFQPQLNPDVVVPLPTHPAHEDFAFGESRPELASEGLGSATHGSQSDLRRIVELPAPADFLSLSSETKPKLMTPDAFMTPSTSLQQIAASPSSSSSSSSSSSLTAVSAMSSTSAVDPSLPRPPEELTLSPKLQLDGGLTISSSSSLQASPRSLLPGLLPSPADKLPPKGPGQVPTAASTLSLELQEVEPLGLPQASPSRTRSPDVISSASTALSQDIPEIASEALSRGFGSSAPEGLEPDSMASAASALHLLSPRPRPGPELGPQLSLDGGPGDGDRHSTPSLLEAALTQEATAPDSQVWPTAPDITRETCSSLAESPRNGLQEKHKSLAFHRPPYHLLQQHDSQDASAEQSDHDDEVASLASAAGGFGTKVPTPRLPAKDWKTKGSPRASPKLKRKGKKDDGDSSVGSRLTEHQVAEAPEDWPALIWQQQRELAQLRHSQEELLQRLCTQLEGLQSTVTGHVERALESRHEQEQRRLERALAEGQQRGGQLQEQLTQQLSQALSSAVAGRLERSIRDEIKKTVPPCVSRSLEPVAGQLSNSVATKLTAVEGSMKENISKLLKSKNLTDAIARAAADTLQGPMQAAYREAFQSVVLPAFEKSCQAMFQQINDSFRLGTQEYLQQLESHMKSRKAREQEAREPVLAQLRGLVSTLQGATEQMAATVSSSVRAEVQHQLHVAVGSLQEAILAQVQRIVKGEVSVALKEQQAAVTSSIMQAMRSAAGTPVPTTHLDCQAQQAHILQLLQQGHLNQAFQQALTAADLNLVLYVCETVDPGQVFGQPPCPLSQPVLLSLIQQLASDLGTRTDLKLSYLEEAVMHLDHSDPITRDHMGSVMAQVRQKLFQFLQAEPHNSLGKAARRLSLMLHGLMTPSLP encoded by the exons GTCCCAGTGCAGAGAGCCAGCGACCATCTAATGCCTACAATGGAGATCTCAATGGGCTCCTGGTCCCAGACCCCCTCTGCTCAAGTGATGGTACTTCAACAAACAAGCCTGGTCTCCGAGCCATGCCTCCTATTAACCTGCAGGAAAAGCAGGTCAT ctgccTCTTAGGAGACGACAGTTCCACCTGCATCGGAATTTTGGCCAAGGAGGTGGAGATTGTGGCCAGCAGTGACTCTAGCATCTCGAGCAAGGCACGGGGGAGCAACAAG GTGAAAATCCAGCCCGTCGCCAAGTATGACTGGGAGCAGAAATACTACTATGGCAACCTGATTGCTGTGTCCAACTCTTTCTTGGCCTATGCTATTCGGG CTGCCAACAACGGCTCAGCGATGGTACGGGTGATCAGTGTCAGCACTTCAGAGAGGACCCTGCTCAAAGGCTTCACAGGCAGTGTGGCTGATCTGGCCTTTGCACACCTCAATTCCCCACAGCTGGCCTGCCTGGATGAGGCAGGCAACCTGTTTGTGTGGCGCTTGGCCCTGGTTAATGGCAAAATTCA AGAAGAGATCTTGGTCCATATCCGACAGCCAGAGGGCACTCCACTGAATCACTTCCGCAGGATCATCTGGTGCCCCTTCATCCCCGAAGAGAGTGAGGACTGCTGTGAGGAGGGCAGCCCAACGGTGGCCCTGTTGCATGAGGACCGG GCTGAGGTGTGGGACCTGGACATGCTCCGCTCCAACCACAGCACCTGGCCCGTGGATGTCAGCCAGATCAAGCAGGGCTTCATCGTGGTAAAAGGCCACAGCACA TGCCTAAGTGAAGGGGCCCTCTCACCTGATGGGACTGTCCTGGCTACCGCAAGTCATGATGGCTTCGTCAAGTTCTGGCAGATTTACATTGAGGGGCAGGATGAGCCAAG GTGTTTGCACGAGTGGAAGCCTCACGATGGGAggcccctctcctgcctcctgtTCTGTGACAACCACAAGAAACAGGATCCTGA GGTCCCCTTCTGGAGGTTCCTTATTACTGGTGCTGACCAGAATCGGGAGCTGAAGATGTGGTGCACGGTGTCCTGGACCTGCCTGCAGACCATTCG CTTCTCCCCAGATATCTTCAGCTCAGTGAGTGTGCCCCCAAGCCTCAAGGTTTGCCTGGACCTCTCAGCAGAATACCTGATTCTCAGCGATGTGCAACGGAAG GTCCTCTACGTGATGGAACTGCTGCAGAACCAGGAGGAGGGCCGTGCCTGCTTCAGCTCCATCTCTGAGTTCCTGCTCACCCACCCTGTGCTGAGCTTCGGTATCCAGGTTGTGAGTCGCTGCCGGCTGCGGCACACTGAGGTGCTGCCAGCCGAGGAGGAGAATGACAGCCTAGGGGCTG ATGGGACCCACGGAGCTGGTGCCATGGAGTCTGCAGCTGGTGTGCTCATCAAGCTCTTTTGTGTGCACACTAA GGCATTGCAAGATGTACAGATCCGCTTCCAGCCACAGCTGAACCCTGACGTGGTGGTCCCGCTCCCTACACACCCTGCCCATGAGGACTTTG CATTTGGAGAGTCTCGACCAGAACTGGCTTCTGAGGGCCTGGGATCGGCCACTCACGGCTCCCAGTCTGACCTCCGACGCATCGTGGAGCTGCCTGCACCTGCCGACTTCCTCAGTCTGAGCAGTGAGACCAAGCCCAAGCTGATGACACCTGACGCCTTCATGACACCTAGCACCTCCCTGCAGCAG ATCGCTGCATCTcccagtagcagcagcagcagcagcagcagttccTCTCTTACGGCGGTGTCTGCCATGAGCAGTACTTCGGCCGTGGACCCCTCCTTGCCCAG GCCACCTGAGGAGCTGACCTTGAGCCCCAAGCTACAGCTGGATGGCGGTCTGACAATAAGCAGCAGTAGCAGCCTGCAGGCAAGCCCACGTAGCCTCCTGCCTGGCCTGCTCCCAAGTCCGGCCGACAAATTGCCTCCCAAAGGGCCTGGGCAG GTGCCTACTGCTGCCTCTACACTATCCCTGGAGCTGCAGGAAGTGGAGCCCCTGGGGCTACCCCAGGCGTCCCCCAGCCGCACCCGCTCCCCCGATGTTATCTCCTCGGCTTCCACTGCCCTGTCCCAGGATATCCCTGAGATCGCATCTGAGGCGCTGTCCCGTGGCTTTGGCTCCTCCGCTCCGGAGGGCCTGGAGCCAGACAGTATGGCCTCAGCTGCTTCAGCACTACACCTGCTGTCTCCACGGCCCCGGCCGGGACCCGAGCTTGGCCCCCAGCTTAGCCTGGATGGAGGCCCTGGGGATGGGGATCGGCATAGTACCCCTTCCCTCCTGGAGGCAGCCTTGACCCAGGAGGCCACGGCCCCTGACAGTCAGGTCTGGCCTACGGCACCAGACATTACTCGTGAGACCTGCAGCAGCCTGGCAGAGAG CCCCCGGAATGGCCTCCAGGAAAAGCACAAGAGCCTGGCCTTTCACCGACCACCTTATCACCTGCTACAGCAACACGACAGTCAGGACGCCAGTGCCGAGCAAAG CGACCATGATGATGAGGTGGCCAGCCTGGCCTCTGCTGCAGGGGGTTTTGGCACCAAAGTTCCCACTCCACGTCTTCCTGCCAAGGACTGGAAGACCAAAGGATCCCCTCGGGCCTCACCCAAGCTCAAGCGAAAGGGCAAAAAGGATGACGG GGATTCGTCCGTGGGATCCCGGCTCACAGAGCACCAG GTGGCAGAGGCCCCTGAGGACTGGCCAGCACTAATTTGGCAACAGCAGAGAGAGCTGGCGCAGCTTCGACACAGCCAAGAAGAGCTGCTACAGCGTCTGTGCACCCAACTTGAAGGCCTGCAGAGCACCGTCACGGGCCACGTAGAACGTGCCCTAGAGTCACGGCACGAGCAGGAGC AGCGGCGACTGGAGCGGGCACTGGCCGAGGGACAGCAGCGTGGTGGGCAGCTGCAGGAGCAGCTGACGCAACAGCTGTCCCAAGCGCTATCTTCAGCTGTGGCTGGGCGGCTGGAGCGCAGCATACGGGATGAGATCAAGAAGACGGTTCCTCCAT GTGTGTCTAGGAGTCTGGAGCCCGTGGCAGGCCAACTGAGCAACTCAGTGGCCACCAAGCTCACAGCCGTGGAGGGTAGCATGAAAGAGAATATCTCCAAGCTGCTGAAGTCCAAG AACTTAACAGATGCCATTGCCCGAGCAGCCGCAGACACGTTACAGGGGCCAATGCAGGCCGCCTACCGTGAAGCCTTCCAGAGCGTGGTACTGCCCGCCTTTGAGAAGAGCTGCCAGGCCATGTTCCAGCAGATCAATGATAGCTTCCGACTGGGCACGCAGGAAT ACTTGCAGCAGCTGGAGAGCCACATGAAGAGCCGAAAGGCACGAGAACAGGAGGCGCGGGAGCCCGTGCTGGCCCAGCTGCGGGGCCTGGTCAGCACGCTGCAGGGAGCCACGGAGCAGATGGCGGCTACCGTGTCCAGCAGCGTTCGGGCTGAGGTGCAGCACCAGCTGCACGTGGCTGTGGGCAG CCTGCAAGAGGCAATTTTAGCACAGGTGCAGCGCATTGTTAAGGGTGAGGTGAGTGTGGCACTCAAGGAGCAGCAGGCTGCCGTCACCTCTAGCATCATGCAGGCCATGCGCTCAGCTGCTGGCACACCTGTCCCTACCACCCACCTCGACTGCCAAGCCCAGCAAGCCCATATCCTGCAGCTGCTGCAGCAGGGCCACCTCAACCAGGCCTTCCAGCAG GCCCTGACAGCTGCCGACCTGAACCTGGTGCTGTACGTGTGTGAAACTGTAGACCCAGGCCAGGTGTTTGGGCAGCCACCTTGCCCCCTCTCCCAGCCTGTACTCCTTTCACTCATCCAGCAACTGGCCTCTGACCTTGGCACTCGAACTGACCTCAAGCTCAG CTACCTGGAAGAGGCTGTGATGCACCTGGACCACAGTGACCCCATCACTCGGGACCACATGGGCTCCGTCATGGCCCAGGTGCGCCAGAAGCTCTTCCAGTTCCTGCAGGCGGAGCCACACAACTCACTTGGCAAAGCGGCCCGGCGTCTCAGCCTCATGCTGCACGGCCTTATGACCCCCAGCCTCCCTTAG